One part of the Pseudomonadota bacterium genome encodes these proteins:
- a CDS encoding TRAP transporter small permease has translation MSRLIRQLTRLMNLAAAVCVFAMMLLTCADVVLRLFKHPILGAYELVGLIGALGIALAMPATTLHQGHVAVEFISDKLPRKAQRICRFGADFLSLLLFALISRQTFIYAEILRKTGEVTANLQMPFYPVVYVIAAAALLVCLVLMRQLFPGADEVTSS, from the coding sequence GTGAGCAGATTAATTCGGCAACTGACCAGGCTGATGAACCTGGCGGCGGCGGTCTGCGTCTTCGCCATGATGCTTCTGACCTGCGCCGATGTGGTTTTGCGCCTTTTCAAGCATCCGATTCTGGGAGCTTATGAACTGGTCGGCCTGATCGGCGCCCTGGGCATCGCCCTGGCGATGCCGGCGACCACCCTGCATCAGGGCCATGTGGCGGTTGAATTCATCAGCGACAAACTCCCCCGAAAAGCTCAGAGAATCTGCCGCTTCGGCGCCGATTTTCTAAGTCTGCTCCTGTTCGCCCTGATCTCCCGGCAAACTTTTATCTATGCCGAAATCCTGAGAAAAACCGGCGAGGTAACCGCCAATCTGCAGATGCCCTTTTACCCGGTGGTTTATGTGATCGCGGCCGCCGCCCTGCTGGTCTGCCTGGTCCTGATGCGGCAACTGTTCCCCGGCGCCGACGAGGTGACGTCTTCATGA